Genomic DNA from Carnobacteriaceae bacterium zg-C25:
TCACATTACAAAATCAAGTGATGTAGAAATTTTAAATCCAGATTTGTATATTTGTACAGTTGCCAAAGGTGCGCATTTAAAAATGTCACTTACAGCGCGTACAGGTCGCGGCTACGTTCGTGCAGAACACAACAAACGTGATGATATGCCAATTGGTGTGTTACCAATTGATTCAATCTACACACCTGTCAGTCGTGTGAACTACCAAGTAGAAAATACAAGAATTGGTCAAAAAAATATTTATGATAAATTAACGTTAGACATTTGGACAGACGGATCAGTTAGTCCAGAAGCTGCAATCAGTTTATCAGCTAAAATTTTAACTGAACATTTAGATGTATTTGTCAACTTAAGTGAACAAACACGTAAAGTTGAAATTATGGTAGAAAAAGAAGATACGCATAAAGAAAAAATGCTTGAAATGACAATTGAAGAGTTAGATTTATCTGTTCGTTCATACAACTGTTTAAAACGTGCAGGCATTAACACTGTTCAAGAGTTAACTGATAAAACAGAAGCAGAAATGATTAAAGTGCGTAATTTAGGGCGTAAGTCTTTAGAAGAAGTACATAACAAATTAGTTGAGTTAAACTTAACATTACGTCAAGAAGATTAAGTATCAATGTAAAGGAGGATCTCATTCATGGCATACCGTAAATTAGGTCGTACAAGTGCTCAAAGAAAAGCAATGCTACGTGATTTAACAACAGATTTATTGATTAATGAGCGTATCGTAACAACTGAAGCAAGAGCTAAAGAAATCCGTTCAACTACTGAAAAAATGATTACTTTAGGTAAGCGTGGTACATTACATGCACGTCGTCAAGCGGCAGCTTTTGTACGTAACGAAGTAGCATCAGTACGTGAAGAAGAAGGCACTGTAGTTGTTGAAACAGCACTACAAAAATTATTCAATGGTTTAGCAACACGCTACGAAGGACGTCAAGGTGGATACACACGTATCTTAAAAACTGAACAACGTCGTGGTGATGGCGCTCAAATGGTTATCATTGAGTTGGTTTAATTTATAAAAAGAGCGTTATGATGGTTGAAATCATTCACAGTCTAGCTCGTTATATTACCGCAGGTCAAAAGACCTGTGGTAATATAAATACTTTTATGCTAATGAGGTTTCATTAGTTTTTTTTTACCCATTTTCGCTGAAAAAGGTTGACAGAATAGCATTTTGTTAGTATTATGGTTAAGGTAAACCAAAGACAGTAGGGGAGCTTATCTTAAAAATCCTACCGAGGGGAACAGAATGATTACATATGATTATCTGTACTTCTTCATGTCTTGGGCGACGTGGAGTTTTTTTATTAAAAAAATTCTGCCCAAAATTTAATGGAGGTGGCACAATGAGCGAAGCAATTATTGCTAAAAAAGCGGAATTAGTTCAAGAAGTCGCTAAAAAAATTGAAGACGCATCTTCAGTTGTTATCGTGGACTACTTAGGCTTAACCGTTGATCAAGTAACACGTTTACGTTCACAATTACGTCAAGCTGGCGTTGAGTTCCGTGTATTAAAAAATGGAATCGTACGTCGTGCGGTAGCAGCTCAAAACTTAGAAGGCTTAGATGAAGCTTTAGTAGGTCCTACAGCTGTTGCTTTTTCAAATGATGATGCAGTTGCACCAGCTAAAATTTTAGCTGATTTTGCAAAAACTGCAGAGGCATTAGAAATTAAAGCAGGTATTGTTGAAGGTAAAGTTGTTGGTAAATCAGAAGTAGAAGCTTTAGCAGCATTACCAAACAAAGACGGTATGTTATCTATGCTTTTATCAGTTTTACAAGCACCAGTTCGCAATACAGCGTTGGTTTTCAAAGCTGTTGCAGAACAAAAAGAAGAAGTGGCATAATCCCTTTTTCAAACACATTAACGCTGAAACATTCAGCATAAATTATAATTAATATAAATTTGGAGGAAATTTAAAATGGCATTAAACATTGAACAAATTATTGCTGACATTAAAGAAGCAACAATTTTAGAATTAAACGACTTAGTAAAAGCAATTGAAGAAGAATTTGGCGTAACTGCTGCTGCTCCTGTAGCTGTAGCTGCTGTTGGTGGCGCTGCTGCTGCAGAAGAAAAAACAGAATTTGACGTAGAATTAACAAGCGCTGGCGACAAAAAAATCGGCGTAATCAAAGTTGTACGTGAAGCTACTGGTTTAGGTTTAAAAGAAGCTAAAGAATTAGTAGATGGCGCACCATCTATCGTTAAAGAAGGCGCTTCTAAAGAAGACGCTGAAGCATTAAAAGCTCAATTAGAAGAAGCTGGTGCTTCTGTAACATTAAAATAATAATGTTTAATTTCAACACCGCACATTGTGTATCACAGTGTGCGGTGTTTTTGTCATTTGTGGACTTAATTTGGACTTATTTCGGTTCTATAATATTTGGTGTTGGTGGCTTCCGCAAGGAACCTATCAACACCTTTTAAATTATATATACAAAAAGGTCAGATATTCCCTTATAATTAAAGCGCTAAAACCAATCAAAGGAGAATTATCATGACCTATGCATCTAGTATACACCAATTACTATCGATTGTGTAATGGTTTATGAAACGTTTATTTAAAAATACAAAAACCGATAACGAACGACAGTTCTTGTTATCGGTTGATGAAGTTGCTTAATTTTTGCTCACCATATCATTTTGTATAGAAACAACCCCCTCGTAAGATTTTCTTGCGAGGGGGGTGGTGTGATTTCAGCGTTTTGAAATACAATTATTTAGTTTCTTTGTTGAAGCGTTTTTTGAATGCTGCAATCATTAATCCTAATCCAAGAGCAGTTGCTCCATACAATGTTGTAGATTGCTCTGTTTCACCTGTTTGCGGTAATAGAGGTGTTTTTGCTTTATCAGACGTTTCTGATGAAGCTGTTCCCGTTTGTTCCGCTGTTTGTTCAGTTGATTGATTATTTGACGGTTCAGGTGTTTTTTCTACTGTTGTGTCGGGTTTAGCTGTTTCTTCGTCTTTACCTGCTTGCTCGTCTTGTTGACCAGTCGTGCTTTCAGGTGTATCTTGGTTGGTTGGCGTTTCACCTGTGTTTCCTTCTGGCTGTTCTGACGGTTGTTCCGCTGGTTGCTCAGTAGGTTGTTCGATTTCTGGTGGTAAAACAGGTTCAGGTTCTCCAACAGTGTATAATTTTTCTGGCGTGAAAATATATCCGAACTGTACAGTGTCTGTTCCGTTTTCGGTTGTTGTCGTTGTTGGTGTAAATAGAACTCGGATGTTTGTATTACCTTGTTGGTTAATCGATTCAATGCGGTCGCCTAATCCCATTTCGGTTAAGTATGTTCTAATACGTTGTGAAAATGCAGCGACTTCGTCATCTGTAAAGCGGTTGTTGTTTTCTCTTACTGATTTTTCTAACGGTTTTGCTTTTAGTGCTTGGTCGACTTTGTGTTGCAATTGTTCAGAAACATCTACTGTTTTGGTTAACGTTTCACCGTCAGCGTTTACCAATTTAAATTCTAATGTTTCGTTGTTGTTGACCACATCGAATTTTGTCTCTCTATACCCTGAATTTCGTGAAATATCCAATGAATAAACGTATTGGCTAGCTCTAGCGGCTACTAACTTGTACTCTTTACCGTCATAAGATGCCACAGCTTTACCATCAGCAGGTCCTAAGAAACTTGCACCTGATAAAAATTCGTTTGTAATTTGAATGTTGGTGTTTTGAATAGCGTTTAAATCAATAACTGCTTGAACACCTAATGTTACATGTGCATGATAAACATCTAATTCAGGATATTTTCCTGTAAGGTCAATATCTTCGTCCACTGCGAATTGTTTTAGTGCAGGAGAATAGGAAACGTTAGCTGCTGTAATTGGACGACCAAATTCGTTAAATCGTTTTACGATTTTAGCGATAATCGCATTTTGCTCGTCGGCTGTTAATGCGTTTGGATCGGCTACTCTTGTTTTTTCGATTGGTGTTCTAGCCAATTTTGATAAAACAGATGCTGGTTCGGGTAAGTTATACGTTTTTGTAACGTTGTCTTTTGTAAATAAAACTTTTAATGGATTGTAGCCTACATTTCCAGGGAAACGTTTATCTAAAGTATATGTTGATGTTCCGTCTCCGTTTGCTTTTTCTGTTAACGTGTATAATGGCTCAGAATCATCAGCTTGGTCATATTCAACCTCAACTTTGCTATTTGATTCTCCGATAACCGTTACTTTTAGTTGCTGTGGAGTAATTTCTGAGTTAATCACTCTTTTAAAGTCTGCTGCGTATGCAACTGGTGCCAACGTTTCGCTGACTTGTGTGATAAGTGGTGTATTTAACAATGCGAAACCAACTGCTACAGAACCTAATCCGTAAGCTGTTTTTCTAACAAGGTACTTCACACTTTCTTTTTTGAACATAAAATAGCTCCTCTCTAATATATATATAAGGGATACATATAGTATACCTTATTATAAGTATATCAGTAGATTTTATAAAATGCAATGCTTTTTGCAAAAATAATGGGGTTTTACTGTTGCTTTACTATTTCTGAAACAGGGTATGTTCAATCAATAGTAAAATCAATTTATCCAATAACAATACATTTGAAATAATCAGGCGGTGTGGTTTATTCATATGACGGATACAACGATGCCCTGTATCACAAGGTAGGTGATCATACGGAGTGAAAAAACGGATAAAAACACTTTATATTTTTGTGATACAGTAAAAAAACAGCCTAAAAAAATCCGTAAGTTTTTTGATTAATTCGTTTCATTGTGTCAAAAAAATAGTATAATGGGAACATAAAGGTCAAGGAGGTTACTGTTTTGAGTAACAATAAACAAGAAATTTTAGAGCGTATCAAAAAGCAAGAGCCTGTTTTTTGGTATAACGATGAACGTCCAACGTTTGAAGAGGCGATGAAAACGAATCGTTTTTCGCGTGAACAAGTTGAAGATGTTGAGCAACGTATGGAACGTTTTAAAGCCTTTTTCAAAGTGGCATATCCCGAAACAGCGTCAGCAGGGGGCGTGATTGAATCAGGTTTGACGAAATTAGATCATTTAAAAGGTGCACTTGAAAAAGCGTACAACTTAACGATTGATGGTAATTTGTATTTAAAACGTGATGACACGTTACCAATTTCTGGAACAGTTAAAGCACGTGGAGCTATCTATGAAGTGTTGAAACACGCTGAAAAATTAGCGTTAGAAAATGGACTATTAACCGGAATTGATGACGATTATGCTAAATTTAACAGTGATGAATTTAAAAAATTCTTTTCGCAATATACCGTTATGGTTGGAACAACAGGAAATTTAGGTATTAGCGTTGGAATTATGGCTGAAAAATTCGGGTTTGACGTAACTGTTCACATGTCATACGATGCAAAAGAATGGAAAAAAGAATTGTTGCGTTCGAAAGGTGTTCGTGTTGTTGAACATCAAACGAACTTTACAGAAGCGGTGACACGTGGACGTATTGATTCAGAGAGCAACCCATATTCTTACTTTGTTGACGACGAGCGTTCAGAAGACTTGTTTTTAGGGTATACCATTGCGGGATCACGTTTGTATCAACAATTAAAAGACATGAATATTACGGTTGATGAAGAGCATCCATTATTCATGTATATGCCTTGTGGTATTGGCGGTAGTCCAGGTGGGGTGGCGTTCGGTTTGAAACAATATTTTGGCGATCACATTCACTGCTTCCATGCACAACCAACAACGATGCCATCGATGTTATGTGGTGTTTTATCCGGTCAATATGATGGGGTATCTGTTGTAGATTTCGGCCTAGAAGGTAAAACCATTATGGACGGTTTAGCGGTTCCAAGAACGTCAGGGTTTGTTGCGCAAGCAATGGAAACACTATTTTCTGGTGGGTACACAATGACAGAAGCAGAAGTGATGCATTGGTTGAGTGCGCTCGTTGATTTAGAAGATATTCCATTGGAACCGGCAGCCATTGCTGGTATTCCGGGTGTGAATGCGCTATTAAATAGCGAAAACGGCCGAGCATATTTAGAAAAATACAATTTAGTTGATAAATTGAAAAATGCGACACACATTGCTTGGGCAACGGGTGGTAGCATGATGCCGGACAATTATAAACAAGAATATTACAAAGAAGGAAAACGCAGTCCGTTTAATGCGTAATTTGGAAAACTACCTATCGAAAGATGGGTAGTTTTTTCTCGTGTATATAAAAATGCATATAGGGAATTTGTGGTAAAATGAAAAATTTAAGACGCTTTGTTGATGAGTTAATGATTAGTAAATGTATAAGTAAAGCGTGATGATTTAAAATGTAACGTATACAAGTCATCCCACGTCCATTAAATTGTAAAGCGCGTGCTTTTTGTCGTTTCGTTTTGAGCATTCTATGGTATACTTAACTTACTATTTGGAGGAAGTGTGATGATTAAGTTAATTGCTTTAGATTTAGATGGGACATTGTTGACAGATGATAAGCAAGTGTCGCCTGAAAATAAAAAAGCTTTGCAAGATGCTATTCAGCAAGGGGTGTACGTGGTGCTGTGCACAGGGCGTCCAATTATGGGTATTCAATCTATTATTGATGCGTTGGAATTGCCCGAACATAACGATTACGTCATCACGTTTAACGGTGGCTTAGTCCAACGTGCAACAACGCGTGAAATTTTAGCGATGCATCCGCACACGCTTGACGATGTGCGATACATTTACGAAACGTTGTCCGCACACGATTTGCCAATGAATGCCATTGATTTAGAAAAAGTGTATGAACCGACTTATCCGCAAAATAATCCATCACTTTATCCGGTAATTATTAAAAACTTGACGTTTGAACGGCGTGAATTTGATTCGTTTGATGATACGCATACGTTTGTTAAGGCGG
This window encodes:
- a CDS encoding DNA-directed RNA polymerase subunit alpha, which gives rise to MIEIEKPKIETIEISEDAKFGKFVVEPLERGYGTTLGNSLRRILLSSLPGAAITDIQIEGVLHEFSTVPGVVEDVATIILNIKKLALKLNDVTEKTLEIDVVGPAVVTADHITKSSDVEILNPDLYICTVAKGAHLKMSLTARTGRGYVRAEHNKRDDMPIGVLPIDSIYTPVSRVNYQVENTRIGQKNIYDKLTLDIWTDGSVSPEAAISLSAKILTEHLDVFVNLSEQTRKVEIMVEKEDTHKEKMLEMTIEELDLSVRSYNCLKRAGINTVQELTDKTEAEMIKVRNLGRKSLEEVHNKLVELNLTLRQED
- the rplL gene encoding 50S ribosomal protein L7/L12, translating into MALNIEQIIADIKEATILELNDLVKAIEEEFGVTAAAPVAVAAVGGAAAAEEKTEFDVELTSAGDKKIGVIKVVREATGLGLKEAKELVDGAPSIVKEGASKEDAEALKAQLEEAGASVTLK
- a CDS encoding 50S ribosomal protein L10, with translation MSEAIIAKKAELVQEVAKKIEDASSVVIVDYLGLTVDQVTRLRSQLRQAGVEFRVLKNGIVRRAVAAQNLEGLDEALVGPTAVAFSNDDAVAPAKILADFAKTAEALEIKAGIVEGKVVGKSEVEALAALPNKDGMLSMLLSVLQAPVRNTALVFKAVAEQKEEVA
- a CDS encoding LPXTG cell wall anchor domain-containing protein, giving the protein MFKKESVKYLVRKTAYGLGSVAVGFALLNTPLITQVSETLAPVAYAADFKRVINSEITPQQLKVTVIGESNSKVEVEYDQADDSEPLYTLTEKANGDGTSTYTLDKRFPGNVGYNPLKVLFTKDNVTKTYNLPEPASVLSKLARTPIEKTRVADPNALTADEQNAIIAKIVKRFNEFGRPITAANVSYSPALKQFAVDEDIDLTGKYPELDVYHAHVTLGVQAVIDLNAIQNTNIQITNEFLSGASFLGPADGKAVASYDGKEYKLVAARASQYVYSLDISRNSGYRETKFDVVNNNETLEFKLVNADGETLTKTVDVSEQLQHKVDQALKAKPLEKSVRENNNRFTDDEVAAFSQRIRTYLTEMGLGDRIESINQQGNTNIRVLFTPTTTTTENGTDTVQFGYIFTPEKLYTVGEPEPVLPPEIEQPTEQPAEQPSEQPEGNTGETPTNQDTPESTTGQQDEQAGKDEETAKPDTTVEKTPEPSNNQSTEQTAEQTGTASSETSDKAKTPLLPQTGETEQSTTLYGATALGLGLMIAAFKKRFNKETK
- a CDS encoding D-serine ammonia-lyase; translated protein: MSNNKQEILERIKKQEPVFWYNDERPTFEEAMKTNRFSREQVEDVEQRMERFKAFFKVAYPETASAGGVIESGLTKLDHLKGALEKAYNLTIDGNLYLKRDDTLPISGTVKARGAIYEVLKHAEKLALENGLLTGIDDDYAKFNSDEFKKFFSQYTVMVGTTGNLGISVGIMAEKFGFDVTVHMSYDAKEWKKELLRSKGVRVVEHQTNFTEAVTRGRIDSESNPYSYFVDDERSEDLFLGYTIAGSRLYQQLKDMNITVDEEHPLFMYMPCGIGGSPGGVAFGLKQYFGDHIHCFHAQPTTMPSMLCGVLSGQYDGVSVVDFGLEGKTIMDGLAVPRTSGFVAQAMETLFSGGYTMTEAEVMHWLSALVDLEDIPLEPAAIAGIPGVNALLNSENGRAYLEKYNLVDKLKNATHIAWATGGSMMPDNYKQEYYKEGKRSPFNA
- a CDS encoding HAD family phosphatase: MIKLIALDLDGTLLTDDKQVSPENKKALQDAIQQGVYVVLCTGRPIMGIQSIIDALELPEHNDYVITFNGGLVQRATTREILAMHPHTLDDVRYIYETLSAHDLPMNAIDLEKVYEPTYPQNNPSLYPVIIKNLTFERREFDSFDDTHTFVKAVCCCPEDRLDCQVSQLPKAFFERMNVFKSRTNLLEIMPKGIDKAFGIAQLCQLLNITMAECMALGDEANDMAMLQAVGYGVAMGNATQHVKAVAKYVTGTNMEHGVAQAIEKFVLNK
- the rplQ gene encoding 50S ribosomal protein L17 is translated as MAYRKLGRTSAQRKAMLRDLTTDLLINERIVTTEARAKEIRSTTEKMITLGKRGTLHARRQAAAFVRNEVASVREEEGTVVVETALQKLFNGLATRYEGRQGGYTRILKTEQRRGDGAQMVIIELV